The genomic segment CTGCTCGGCCATCTCCAGCCACCGCTCCGCGCAGCGGCGTACCAGCTCGGCGACCGGAGCGGCACAGTGCGCCGGCACCTTGTCGAGCAGTCTGACCTGTTCTTCCGTGCCCGCTGCCTGGCGGTGCAGCCATCGCAGCAGCAGACGGCCGGTTTCGGTGAAGCGGAGCGCCGGGTCCTTGCTGAGGCTGTGCAGGAGTGCGTCGAGGTCCTCCTGGCCGCCCGTGGCCTTTCCTCGCGATGGCCGGGCGACCGGGGCGGGTGATGTCCGCTGGCTCGGCGGGACGGGATCTTCGTCGCGATCGAGCCGTCGGCGTACGTCGAGCACCGTCGCGGGGGAAAGCCCGACCACAGCGGCGATCCGGCGCAGCGAGGTGTTCGGGTCGCTGGCCATCAACTCGCCGGCGAGGCGTCTGCCTTCGGCGCTGTTGACCGGACGGACCCGGCCGTCCTGCCCGACACGGGTGTTCAAGCGTGGTCGCTCACCGGTTGAACGCCGTCGCAGTGCGGCCACCGTGCGCGCCGACAACCCCGTCAGCGCCGCGATGGACCGGTCCGACCGCTCGGGGTGCGAGTTCATGATCCGGTCCGCAGCGACCATCCGCTCCATCTTGGACAGCGGCAGGCCGTGTGTGGTGTTCGCCTCGACCGACAGCACATAGGCGTCCTGGGCGCTGCCGGCGAAGAAACGCACCGCGATGACCTCGTCACCGCGCAGTTCGGCGGCCCGTAGCCGGTGAACTCCGTCGATCACTCGCATCGTCGCCCGGTGCACGACGATCGGCGGCAGATCGGCGGCGGATTCGGCGATGACCCGGCAGTGCTCGACGTCGGCGCCACCGAGCCGGGGAGAATCGCCCGTCGACAGTGCCGCGATCGGCACCTTCACGGCAGGCGTCAGATCGGCGGTGACCGGGCGGCCGGGGCCTCCGGCCCACGAGCCGGCCGAGTCCGATGTGGCCTCGTGGTCCGTCCTGGCTGACAATTGCTCCTCCAGGGCTCATTCGTTTCACGAAGGGCACCCGTGCCATTGTCGCCCGGGATGCGCCACCCGAGTGGAACATACACATCACGAGTGCAATCCTGTCAACATCATAAAGGTGTCCGGAAAGAGGGGGCCCGGGGATACCGACAGTGACCGCGAACTGGTCTGCTTTCCCTCTCGGGGGTTGTGGACAAGTTTGATACTGTCCAGGTCCGAACCAGTGCTTTACTCGCCCTTAACGGTAGCCGCGAGCGAAGTCGGCGCCCCTTTGCATGTGTGGATCGGACGGGGTGTCAACCGCCCCCGCGGATTCTGTGACGTGAATCACGTCGATGTCATGCGGGTATGTCAGACATAAAGGGTGTGGCGTGATGACGCCTCGCCCTGAGGTGCCTCGCGTGCACCGTGATGGATATCGGACCGGATGTCACCGGGAAAGATCGAGTTCACCATATCCACGAAAAAATTCCATTTACCTGTGGGGAGAAGGGCGTTTCCTTCATGAGGGCGTAACACCGCCTTGACGTCTCCGCTCCCGACGGGCGTTGGCGCCCTCCCGGCCTTCCCCCGTCGCACCCGCCGTGCACGGCCCACGTGAGGCGCGGCTGTCGGCTTTTGACTGTCGACCGATCGGTGTCGCCGGAGCCGGGAGGCTCGACGGTCGTGGTGGGGTGCGCGGGCGTGGCTTCGCGGTCGGAAGGGGCGCGGGTGCAAGTGGAACGCGCCCGCGCCTTCAACGCGCCCCCGACGCCTCGAACGCTCCCGTAGACAAGCGCCTCGACTGGAGCAGAGACTCGAAAAGTCGAACTGAGGAACGCTTTTGCTCGCCGGACCACTCCGGTCCTGGCGAGCGCCGGCCCCGCCCCAGGGGTGCCGTGCAGGACGACAGAGCCGTTCGCGTCATGCCTTTCGTGGTGGGTGCACGTCACTCATCTCGGTCGGGGAGTCGTGAACGGACACGCGAGGGAAACGTTCCGAGGCGGAATGCTCTTTCTCTACTCGACGCGGAACCCTCTTTCCGGAGATGCGACAGTCCTTCGCTCCCGATCCCGTCACCGGCTTGGCGTACTCGGAGGCAGACCGACAGGATTCGTCGCACTTCCGCCGGACGCAACGAGATGACTGGTGATGACAGCGGAGGATCGGAACGAAGCACATCAAGGGCACTGCGAAACGAGGTACGAGCAGGGCCTGAGGGTGGCGAACCAGCTGGCCGGCCGCGACGCCATACAGGACTTCCTCGATGATCTGGCGCCCATCAGCGGGAGCACGGCACGCCTGGTCATCGAGACGGTCTTCGGGACGCTGCACCAGCAGCCGGGCCTGGACCACCGTGAACGGGAGCTGGTGACCCTGGCGGCCCTCGCCGTTCTGGGCGACACCGAGAAGGAACTGAAGCTCCATCTGACCATCGCACACAGGCTGGGCATCGCTCCC from the Streptomyces sp. AM 4-1-1 genome contains:
- a CDS encoding carboxymuconolactone decarboxylase family protein gives rise to the protein MANQLAGRDAIQDFLDDLAPISGSTARLVIETVFGTLHQQPGLDHRERELVTLAALAVLGDTEKELKLHLTIAHRLGIAPSSVVAVFAHISAYAGFPRTLNALAVAKSFYAGQGLLPVDSDGQQ
- a CDS encoding ParB/RepB/Spo0J family partition protein translates to MSARTDHEATSDSAGSWAGGPGRPVTADLTPAVKVPIAALSTGDSPRLGGADVEHCRVIAESAADLPPIVVHRATMRVIDGVHRLRAAELRGDEVIAVRFFAGSAQDAYVLSVEANTTHGLPLSKMERMVAADRIMNSHPERSDRSIAALTGLSARTVAALRRRSTGERPRLNTRVGQDGRVRPVNSAEGRRLAGELMASDPNTSLRRIAAVVGLSPATVLDVRRRLDRDEDPVPPSQRTSPAPVARPSRGKATGGQEDLDALLHSLSKDPALRFTETGRLLLRWLHRQAAGTEEQVRLLDKVPAHCAAPVAELVRRCAERWLEMAEQMEQRRRQIV